The Syngnathus typhle isolate RoL2023-S1 ecotype Sweden linkage group LG6, RoL_Styp_1.0, whole genome shotgun sequence genome has a window encoding:
- the sertad3 gene encoding SERTA domain-containing protein 3 has translation MIMKTHKRKLQSESSDESPGGGSAVAWERQRQFVFNVSLHKYQRDQESPEPSLRRSVLISNTLRQVEACRVSSLDIRAPLPLDHPSPEQPIANSVNDLPSPAKCQRVVSGCASSDDAEDWSSLSADPDFAVSPAISSILSGLDSSLDVSVQLPSPRAALKSLENLQACSDAGGFWPRQQVRGTQDPMEWEAGVEAVRSSYLKDVTAEDMFQDIDTCQLERDMGILGLRNEEGLSREYHSAKGLPSFSSFSSPPTSFRDGLDLEHLMTMLVES, from the coding sequence ATGATCATGAAGACGCACAAGCGCAAGCTCCAGTCGGAGTCCTCCGATGAGTCTCCGGGTGGCGGCAGCGCTGTAGCGTGGGAGCGTCAACGTCAGTTTGTGTTCAACGTCTCCCTGCACAAGTATCAGCGGGACCAAGAGTCGCCCGAGCCCAGCCTGCGGCGGTCCGTCCTCATCAGCAACACCCTGCGGCAAGTGGAAGCATGTCGAGTGTCCTCCCTTGACATCCGGGCGCCTCTTCCACTCGACCATCCGTCGCCAGAGCAACCGATAGCCAACAGCGTGAATGACCTGCCGTCCCCCGCCAAATGCCAGCGGGTGGTATCTGGTTGTGCGTCGTCTGATGACGCGGAGGACTGGAGCTCTCTGTCCGCTGACCCTGATTTCGCCGTTTCGCCCGCAATCTCGTCCATCCTCAGTGGCTTGGACTCCAGCCTGGACGTGAGCGTGCAGTTGCCGTCCCCGCGGGCAGCCCTCAAGTCCCTGGAAAACCTGCAGGCCTGCTCGGACGCTGGTGGATTCTGGCCGAGGCAGCAGGTCCGAGGGACTCAGGACCCCATGGAGTGGGAGGCCGGCGTGGAGGCGGTGCGCTCCAGctacctgaaggatgtcacagCTGAGGACATGTTCCAGGACATAGACACATGCCAGCTGGAGAGGGACATGGGGATTCTGGGCCTGAGGAATGAAGAAGGCCTCTCCAGGGAATACCACAGTGCCAAGGGCCTGCCGTCCTTCTCGTCCTTTAGCTCACCACCGACCTCATTCCGGGACGGACTGGATCTTGAGCACCTGATGACCATGTTGGTCGAGTCCTGA
- the kcnk6 gene encoding potassium channel subfamily K member 6, with the protein MKFQDELPPPVWVEDAGDGAGSSSQLGLGPLKVPSGRLVSPTRPGLVADMHPLGKSWLLLTGFVIFYVIYLLFGGLVFSSLERPVEEQLRRDVDALKQSFLNQSCVSAAALDHFLDQVLAANRYGVAVFPNASSDTSNWDLTSSMFFANTLVTTVGYGHTTPLSDVGKVFSIVYALLGVPFTMLVLTACVQRLMYPLVAAPLNQLQRCGLKARPAAAVHFLLLLALVLLTLFAAPAAVFRTLEDGWSFLDGFYFCFISLCTIGLGDFVPAARPQQDFKQLYQVAVMVYLFMGLMMMYLLLRTFHKMADLHGLTTFLQLPRCEESDQDEFREPIVENGHTAAQKRPSYNSIADR; encoded by the exons ATGAAGTTCCAGGACGAACTTCCTCCTCCTGTGTGGGTGGAGGATGCAGGCGACGGGGCGGGGTCGTCGTCCCAGCTGGGGCTCGGCCCCCTCAAAGTTCCATCTGGGAGGCTGGTGTCTCCGACCCGTCCCGGTTTGGTGGCAGACATGCATCCCCTGGGCAAGTCGTGGCTGCTCCTCACCGGCTTTGTCATCTTCTACGTCATCTACCTCTTGTTCGGTGGGCTCGTTTTCTCCAGCCTCGAGCGACCCGTCGAGGAGCAGCTCCGTCGGGACGTGGACGCCCTGAAGCAAAGTTTTCTCAACCAGAGCTGCGTGTCCGCCGCCGCCCTGGATCATTTCTTGGACCAGGTGCTGGCGGCCAACAGGTACGGCGTGGCGGTCTTCCCGAACGCCTCTTCTGACACCTCCAACTGGGACTTGACCTCGTCCATGTTCTTCGCTAACACGCTGGTTACCACCGTGG GTTACGGTCATACTACGCCGCTGTCTGACGTGGGCAAGGTCTTCTCCATCGTGTACGCGCTACTGGGCGTGCCCTTCACCATGCTTGTCCTGACGGCCTGCGTGCAGAGGCTGATGTACCCTCTGGTGGCGGCCCCCCTCAACCAGCTCCAGCGTTGCGGCCTGAAGGCCCGTCCGGCAGCCGCCGTGCACTTCCTGTTGCTTCTGGCGCTGGTGCTGCTGACTCTGTTCGCCGCTCCGGCGGCCGTCTTCCGTACCCTGGAAGACGGCTGGTCCTTCTTGGACGGCTTCTACTTCTGCTTCATCTCGCTGTGCACCATCGGCCTGGGGGACTTTGTACCCGCCGCCAGGCCTCAGCAGGATTTCAAACAGCTCTACCAGGTTGCCGTCATGG TCTACCTCTTCATGGGCCTGATGATGATGTACCTTTTGCTGCGCACCTTCCACAAGATGGCCGACCTCCACGGCCTGACCACCTTCCTGCAGTTGCCGCGTTGCGAGGAGTCCGACCAGGATGAGTTCCGCGAGCCCATCGTGGAGAATGGACACACCGCAGCCCAAAAGCGACCCTCGTACAATTCCATCGCCGACCGGTGA
- the si:ch211-14c7.2 gene encoding uncharacterized protein si:ch211-14c7.2 — MRLTWSAMLQHNNNNNYPCLKASPREAPLKCPLGSQPLPSRLELGLADLPLIRGLRAWALCSKNRQKGATPPSGAPVTPPTGRRTSCPRPADVHLSGTWGPGYGLPQAGAGALVTVATLKTSEGNGKTQTQCLFLRNDKGLYSTSGGISGAGAWLRGKPGTGRRDVSAPQTQTAASRVRVRSGRRWRKSTHPVGREKRHPDEEVAENQEKQGKAILQRLVATEEEGCREQRGPRQKEGACQKICRPAASPECLQNTSDEETQRKPSHVVSQDKKLDPVCQTGLDESPCLLELIGCFENAFKSERKSSHVACQDKRVPDEEVIKKQEEPDKVSPEHLASPAWGFCQESRELWSAGCHRNVCKEESARREGTLCGEIPGTKRELEKNSEENEEGKGLCKNGPFILLGPNPDVEFSHSHSECKAGKDSINITKRPDEEKRIIQTPFDDITAASRCIEDPEAEGELCQVGRALGNIWPDPEPEHNVINTTESSSRRNVRVDCEEGKETDWTPNEVTPVGPCLHNPTLALPSSGAMATSQPCVESEEVEKRGQDGIELESRDKKTEEEEDEFGGFMQAEGEESSRGVADSVPVSCGSSAAFASSDWKPTWKGSTDTWTAFPRDVWDQGRDSVGQWWPDEEITDEVDHKLGFLFATAFPSLPTSAPRHPADVIPTLTQLLRESSSQEQRLLEGLHDVSKMSIHKHKRGVSVSRGLLLSSLHVEQPSSDNQATNRWSNRRPSPGLHSPNRYTHNVVAKRRLSYDYNRSGPE, encoded by the exons ATGAGGCTCACGTGGAGCGCCATGCTGCagcacaacaacaataataattaccCGTGCCTGAAGGCGTCCCCTCGTGAGGCCCCTCTCAAATGCCCCTTGGGCTCCCAGCCACTCCCCAGCAGGCTGGAACTCGGCTTGGCGGACCTACCGCTCATCCGGGGCCTGCGAGCGTGGGCGCTGTGCTCCAAGAACCGACAGAAGGGCGCCACTCCGCCGAGCGGCGCACCAGTAACACCCCCCACCGGTCGGAGGACTTCTTGTCCCAGGCCGGCGGATGTGCACTTAAGCGGGACGTGGGGTCCGGGGTATGGCCTACCCCAAGCCGGGGCGGGCGCCTTGGTGACGGTGGCCACTCTGAAGACATCCGAAGGCAACGGTAAAACGCAGACTCAGTGTCTCTTTCTGCgaaatgacaaaggtttgtacTCAACATCTGGTGGGATCAGCGGGGCCGGAGCGTGGCTCAGAGGGAAACCTGGGACTGGACGGCGGGACGTTTCCGCTCCCCAAACGCAGACTGCGGCGAGCCGAGTTCGAGTTCGGTCGGGTCGCAGATGGAGAAAGTCCACTCACCCGGTTGGCCGAGAGAAAAGACATCCTGACGAAGAAGTTGCTGAGAATCAGGAAAAACAAGGCAAAGCTATTCTGCAGCGTCTCGTCGCTACTGAAGAGGAAGGCTGTCGGGAACAAAGAGGACCAAGACAGAAAGAGGGAGCCTGTCAGAAAATCTGCAGACCAGCTGCGAGTCCTGAATGCCTTCAGAATACTTCCGATGAGGAAACCCAGAGGAAGCCCAGTCACGTGGTCAGCCAAGACAAAAAATTGGACCCGGTCTGCCAGACCGGTCTTGATGAGAGTCCCTGTCTCCTAGAACTGATTGGATGCTTTGAAAACGCTTTCAAGAGTGAGAGGAAGTCTAGTCATGTGGCCTGCCAAGACAAAAGAGTCCCTGATGAGGAAGTCATCAAGAAGCAGGAAGAGCCAGACAAAGTCAGTCCGGAGCACCTCGCGAGTCCTGCATGGGGGTTCTGTCAGGAAAGTCGAGAGCTGTGGAGTGCTGGATGCCATCGGAATGTTTGCAAAGAGGAAAGTGCGAGGAGAGAAGGCACTTTGTGTGGGGAGATACCAGGAACAAAGAGAGAGTTGGAAAAGAATTCGGAGGAGAACGAGGAGGGGAAGGGTCTCTGCAAGAATGGTCCATTTATTTTGTTGGGGCCCAACCCAGACGTGGAATTTTCTCACTCTCACTCGGAATGTAAGGCCGGCAAAGACTCCATAAACATAACAAAGAGACCAGATGAGGAAAAGAGAATCATCCAGACGCcttttgatgacatcacagccGCAAGCAGATGCATCGAGGATCCAGAAGCAGAAGGTGAGCTTTGCCAGGTTGGGAGAGCGCTCGGGAACATTTGGCCTGACCCGGAGCCGGAGCACAATGTGATCAACACAACAGAATCTTCTTCAAGAAGAAACGTTAGAGTGGACTGTGAGGAAGGGAAAGAAACTGATTGGACGCCAAATGAGGTAACTCCCGTTGGCCCCTGCCTGCATAATCCCACCCTCGCCCTGCCCAGCTCGGGCGCCATGGCAACCAGTCAGCCCTGCGTCGAGTCAGAAGAAGTAGAAAAAAGAGGCCAAGACGGGATAGAGCTGGAGAGCCGGGACAAAAAaacggaggaagaggaagatgagTTTGGAGGGTTTATGCAAGCGGAGGGAGAAGAGTCCAGCCGGGGCGTCGCCGATTCTGTCCCGGTGTCTTGTGGGAGCTCAGCGG CATTCGCCAGCAGTGATTGGAAGCCCACCTGGAAGGGAAGTACGGACACATGGACGGCTTTTCCACGGGATGTGTGGGACCAAGGTCGGGATTCGGTGGGACAGTGGTGGCCCGACGAGGAAATTACGGATGAGGTAGATCATAAACTG GGTTTTCTCTTTGCCACAGCTTTTCCCTCGCTGCCCACCTCGGCCCCACGTCATCCTGCAGACGTCATTCCCACATTGACGCAGCTCCTCAGAGAAAGCAGCAGTCAGGAGCAGCG GCTGTTGGAGGGTTTACATGACGTCAGCAAAATGTCCATCCACAAACACAAGCGAGGTGTCAGCGTGTCCCGAGGTCTTCTGCTGAGCTCCTTACACGTGGAGCAGCCCAGCAGC GACAACCAAGCCACTAATAGGTGGTCGAATCGGCGCCCGTCCCCTGGACTGCACTCACCCAATCGGTACACTCACAACGTGGTGGCCAAACGGCGGCTGTCGTATGACTACAACAGGAGTGGGCCAGAGTGA